In the Afipia sp. GAS231 genome, TCGTGAACGGAGGCGGCCGTCGGACCCCTGTTCGGCGGGCGCCCTGGCTGCAGCCGGGCGGCCATCTTTGAGCTTTCAGACCGCACAACGAAGAACGCCGCTGCCGATGGCTCTGGACTCGCGACAGCGCTGGAAGCTGCAGTGCCGCTGCCGATGATCGGCATCAACCTCCGCAAATAGGCCTGGGTCTCCGCTGGCAATGGACGCCCGGCGAGATGCTCTTCGTAGCGAGCAGGTCCTGCGTTGTAGGCTGAAAGGAAGCCAGGCGCACCGTACCGGTCGTACAGTTTGCGAAGGTACGCAGTACCCGCAACAATGTTGTCATGGGGATCGTAGGGATCGTTACCGAGGTGGTACCGAAAACGTAGCTCTGCCCACGTCTCTGGCATAATCTGCATCAGGCCCATGGCACCTTTCGGTGACCTCGCGCGCACGTCTCCGGCGCTTTCGACATCTATGACTGCGCGCATCCAATGCACCGGGACGCCGAAGCGGTGCGAGGCCTCCTCCACGAAATCCGCAAACGGGTCGCTAGTTCGGGACTTCGCTGCAGGCTCTGCGAGGCGCATCTCCGCTACAGCAGTAGCGTTCCCCACAGTCAGCGCGACGAACAACGGTACGACAGCGCGTAGGCTCCTCTCGAACAAACGCAAGCGTGCCACCGTGCTTACGTCCGTCCAGGGTAAAGCTGCTTCGCGCCGGCCTTTCGGGCGCCCTGGACCGCCGCTGCGCGCGACAGATTTGCAGTCGTTGGCCGGGACGGAGGAATAGCGCAGCTCTTGGTCGAACAGAGGAATGGCAGATCGGAAACTTAATGCGCGCACGATCAATCCTCCCAGGTCCACACTGGAAGCGCGCGGCCAATGACGGACGATGCCGGCAGGAACCCGAAATAGCGGCCATCCAGCGAGTTGGTGGACCGCCAGTTCATGACGAAGAGTTCGCCCTCACCGACGACGCGGCAGCCCTGCCATTTCGGGAGCGGATGGCCGCGACCATCGCGATCTCGGGCCTCGCCCATTTTGATGGCGTCAATCGAAACGGTGAGCCCGCTTCTGCAGACGGTTTGCCCGGGAAACGCCAGCACACGTTTAAGCATCGGCAGCCCGGCTGGTAGATAGCCGTTCAGGTCGAGAAAGGTCGATAGTGGTTCCGGCGGCTGAACGGCAAGGAGTTCAGTGACGAACAGGTTGTCGGCCGGCTGCAAACGATAAAGCCCGATTGGTACGCTGTCGGATGCATTCCAGACATAGAGCGGTGTGATCTCCAGAACGATTGGTGCAATAAGAGCCGCTGCCCCGCCGAGCATCGCGATCAACGTCTTAGACCGTCCTGTCATCGCATGATCCTCTGCCGATGAAGCCACGCCTGGTGACGGGCTCTCGTGTAAGAGCGTGGGTTTTCGTTGACGGAAAGACGGTTGTGGACGTGATGCCAATAGTCCGGTGCGGCGTCCGCTGGATTGATGTCCAGTGCTTCGACGACGTCGATCAGCTGAAGAACCCGCTCAACCTTGGACCAACCTGAAAGCCGTAGGAGAATCTCACCGCCAGGCTGCACATACGGTACAGTCGAGCAACGCCGTCCCGGGGCGACCGCGCGTAGGACGTCGATTCGCGAGATTGCCGCTCCGAAGTCGGTCGACGTCCAGCGAACGAACGCAAAGATGCTGCCTGGCGCAAATAACATCACCCGTCGGCGACCATCCAGGACCTTCTCCTCGACAGCGCGTCCGAACCGAATGCGGTTCTCGATGCGCTTCTCGAGCCAAAGGAGTTCGACTTCCGTGAGATCGCTCATGAAACGCTCCGAACTTGTGAGACTTTCTGATTGCGTGGCTGGATCGCGATTGCGACGGCGCGGAAATTGATCAGCAAAAGGCGCTAGATCTTTGCGAGGGACAAACCATCAGATCCTGCGCGTCACACGGGGGCAGATCGCCAAGTAGCGCGCAGCTCAAGCTGGTCGCGCTCGGATGAGTGTTTGCGCCGCATCCTTGGCGACTAGCGGCGTTCCTGGCCCGCATATGGGCGCAGCACCGGATGCTTTTTGGCCGGCAGAACAGTCCCCTTCCCAGGATCAGACGTCGACGTTTTGGTGCCCAGATCGGCCCAGGCCTTCAAATCATCCAGTGCGTAGACGACGCGGCCGCCAATCTTCCGATAGGTCGGTCCGGTGCCGTAGGTGCGGTGCTTTTCTAGGGTGCGGCCGGAGAGACCGAGGAATCGCGCAGCTTCGGGCGTGCGCAGGAAGCGTGGCGGTAGGCTGGCTATTGGGTCGGGCATTTGAAAACTCTGTGATGACGATTTGTACCGGCGGTGGTGCCGGCGGGTGTGCGGTCATCGTGGAGGAGCATGCCCTCGCAGGGGGATGCCGGTGATCGGAGGCTGGATTTTCGATACCCCCAGATCGAAGGCACTACTTGTTTTTGCGCCGCGGCCGTAGAAGTCCACGATAGCCACCGCGCATCAATTCGAAGCCGCTGTGTACGAGGCGAATGGTCCGATTCCGCAGATCGTGCGTTTTCCAGGCGCGATCCGGGATCTTCCTCTTGCCGAACAGCGCCTCGGCTATTGAGCGGTAAGTGCCGCCAGAATTGCGAGCATCGAGCGCGCGAATGGCGGCGCCTAGTCGCCCGCGCCGCTGTTTGGATAGTTCATAAAAAGGGGGCCCTGGGGCGCGCCCATTCATTGCCCGCCACAACCGTCGGCCAGCGTGCGCGCGTGCATCAAAATCGCCGTCAAACGGCAACTCGGCTACATACCTTGCGCCGATAGCTGGGGGCTCTTTCAGCCAGACACGATGCTCCACAGCGCCGAGACGGAAGATGGCGTGCCATCCATCGGAGGCGCGCCGCACCTGACCGGCCGTGAGATCGAGCAGTGGCTGAGGCGCGTCGCCGGTACGGAGCGACGTGGTCGCTGCGATTGGAACGACAGTCGGCAGAACCTCGGGCGCCCAAAAGATGGTCTGCTCGCTGCAGGACCCTTGTGGGTCATGCGCGAAAGCAGATGCCCCACCTCCTCCTGAATTCCGGCGTTGCTTCACCGTCTGGACTGTTGACGATCATCGCTTCGTAGTCGCGTTGATAGTCGACATTGCGACGCAGACATTCCCAAGCGATGTCAGTGATGCCAGCATTCTGTAGGCTCTGGTAAGTCTCTGGCGACCGCCAGTCGAATTCAGGCATTGCTTCCGCCCCATTCACGCAGCTAACGAGGATTGCGGCGCAATAATTCTGAACGATTGGGTTGTAGGAAGTCCCTAGTTTGGCACCACGTGGTGCTCAGGGATAACCACCAATTCGCGGAGGAAAGATTTGTCTTCAAAGGAGAGATGATCGGAAAATTTCTTCTAATTTGATCCAGTACCGCGCAAGAGACGGCCCTGCTGGGTAACCCATTTCGCGCGCGTCAGGTGGCTCTCGTACGCATTCCGCGCACGGTCAGGTTCGCCGTCAGCATCGATATGCAAGACAATTTGTGCGACTTCCCGCCAGTCGGCCCCCTCGCTTTCCGCCTGCAGAAGGCGCGTATAGGTCACCACATGCTGCTGGTCATAATCCGTAACTGTCAGGTCGGTCGGCGCAGCATCCGCGACATCAGGATCAAGCGGTGGTTTTGACATTGGGCCTATGCTGCACTAGCGATTGAAATGCAAACTGAGGCGTATGCACTGCCACCTCGCATGGTTTGCGAGCGAAACATATGGCAAGCCGCCGCGAACCGTCGGGGAGCTCTTTCTCTACGTTTCGGCAATCGAACCTCCATCCGCGAACACAAGCCGCTGGTACGTCCGCGTATTATAACACGTAGCGCCAAAATACGCGATTGCCTTCTATCCTGCGGATGGACATCCGCAAGGCCTTTGGAGGAAACGCTCGCCGATTCCGGCTTGCCCTTGGCTTGAGCCAGGAGGCGGTTGCGGAACGCATGGGTGTCGACAGGGCTTTCATAA is a window encoding:
- a CDS encoding lytic transglycosylase domain-containing protein → MRLAEPAAKSRTSDPFADFVEEASHRFGVPVHWMRAVIDVESAGDVRARSPKGAMGLMQIMPETWAELRFRYHLGNDPYDPHDNIVAGTAYLRKLYDRYGAPGFLSAYNAGPARYEEHLAGRPLPAETQAYLRRLMPIIGSGTAASSAVASPEPSAAAFFVVRSESSKMAARLQPGRPPNRGPTAASVHDTSALVPQTTGLFVARFDARGPR
- a CDS encoding S26 family signal peptidase; translation: MTGRSKTLIAMLGGAAALIAPIVLEITPLYVWNASDSVPIGLYRLQPADNLFVTELLAVQPPEPLSTFLDLNGYLPAGLPMLKRVLAFPGQTVCRSGLTVSIDAIKMGEARDRDGRGHPLPKWQGCRVVGEGELFVMNWRSTNSLDGRYFGFLPASSVIGRALPVWTWED
- a CDS encoding DUF2840 domain-containing protein, producing MSDLTEVELLWLEKRIENRIRFGRAVEEKVLDGRRRVMLFAPGSIFAFVRWTSTDFGAAISRIDVLRAVAPGRRCSTVPYVQPGGEILLRLSGWSKVERVLQLIDVVEALDINPADAAPDYWHHVHNRLSVNENPRSYTRARHQAWLHRQRIMR
- a CDS encoding AlpA family transcriptional regulator, which encodes MPDPIASLPPRFLRTPEAARFLGLSGRTLEKHRTYGTGPTYRKIGGRVVYALDDLKAWADLGTKTSTSDPGKGTVLPAKKHPVLRPYAGQERR
- a CDS encoding DUF2285 domain-containing protein, whose amino-acid sequence is MNGRAPGPPFYELSKQRRGRLGAAIRALDARNSGGTYRSIAEALFGKRKIPDRAWKTHDLRNRTIRLVHSGFELMRGGYRGLLRPRRKNK
- a CDS encoding transcriptional regulator domain-containing protein: MPEFDWRSPETYQSLQNAGITDIAWECLRRNVDYQRDYEAMIVNSPDGEATPEFRRRWGICFRA
- a CDS encoding DUF2285 domain-containing protein, with product MSKPPLDPDVADAAPTDLTVTDYDQQHVVTYTRLLQAESEGADWREVAQIVLHIDADGEPDRARNAYESHLTRAKWVTQQGRLLRGTGSN